GACTTATTATGCCGCGATTACTGAACTGAACCTCTTAGAGGAAATCTGGTTAAAAATCGTAAGTAAAGGGAATATTTCTTAAAGGGCCAGTTTGGGTCGGGGCAAGCGAACTGAAGACGAACCGGCGGTAAGGGAAACCGGGTCGGGCcctttcaagtggtatcagagcgattACGGTTCTAGGACAAAGTTTGAAGGATGATACAAGATTTGTCTAGATCGAACGGATGCGGAAAATACTAACGGCGAGCATTGGAGAACTGACGAGAGACTTGATCTTGGGAGTGATCAAGTCGGACTTACACTTTGTATGGGCAAATGTAAGTTAGAAGTCTAAATGGAAAGAAACCGGAGATAAGATCATTGATGAATGACTTGATTGGTGGAATGAAGTCTGAGTTAAGATTAGTTGGAGAATGATAGGATTGCTTAAGGTGTTCTGGATTACTCAAGAGAGTTATCCAATAAATTTTTCTAAGTGTTGGAAACAACCGAGAGGTTTATTTAAGTCAATGGATCCGGATTCTGAAGTGAAGAAAAGGGAAAGATTGACGAAGTGTATTCTGAAGCTTAAGGATAATAAGCTGACTAGAGTTAGGATTGAATCAAGTGGCTCGAGGAAGCCAAGGATGCTTCGGAAAAGTCTAAGTAAGACAAGGAACTGTCAAGGACAATGATGTCGGATATGGAGCCAAGGAGCTGATGAGTTTAACTCTGTGTGGACAAGACGTCCATAACTGAATTTGGAAAGAAGACTTCAGCGGAAAGGTTCAAGGTAGGATAGCCGAGTGGATGAGTTGATTGTTGTAACGGAGACGAAGTTGGACAGGTAGTCCGAGGATTGAGATGGAATCTCAATGAACTGGCTAAGGCAATGGAAGGATTGCTCAGAGATAACCTGAAAGAGTCTGGGAATAAGAAAACTGAATTGGACAAGTCGTCCATGGAAGAGCCTAAGGACTAAAGGCTAAGGCACTGATGCTGGAATGTGAAGTACAGAGACTTACATTCGAATGGAACATCTGTTGAGAATGCTTAGACGGATCCTAAGATTTTCAATGTAATGGACAAGCTGGTCCGGGAAAATGGAACTGgaagtttcaaaaaaagattttagaaaaatctGAGTAAGACTTACACTTAGCAAGTGGTGAGTGTAGGCAAGTCTGGATATAGGAACTGGACAAAGGGGTTGTCAAAGTTGACTAAGCTTGATCGTCTTGGTAGGTTTGTGCTGTCTGAGAGTTCAGATTATCGGAACAAGAGATTGGAAGTCAGGTGTACTTGCCAAAGACTTGTTAGGTGATCAAGAAACTACTTGGAGGTACAAGATGCCATAGATGATGAGTTGTCGTCAGAGTTTCAAAAGTAGTAAATGATCGGGTCATATCATGAGCGTCTAGATCAGACAAGGTACTTAGGGGCTGTGATGCTTGCTAAGGCTTACTGGATTTTGGATGACGGCTCGATGATGTGGGACGatcatgctaggactgctagagagcattatcaacctgtgcctagggcttagctagaagcatcgatcgatattgtcttctgacaatcgatcgatattgcgaaaggtgtatcgatcgatatccctataggatcatcgatcgacagtttcttgtgatcaaaagactacagttgagatccaagatctagttagttaaccagtgaaacattacCATCGCTggtcactgtgattaaggaatTGAggtctaatatatcatgcatgcaactgttaggcatctataggattataatctccaacacctgaatagaaaccctgcatctaatatcttccaataagttacacccccaatcatcttgttagtcgagcaatagacttgctcaattaggattgctatttacttttaaaccataaaacaacaaacacttataattaataatttgactagatttaataggttccctagctccttgtggattcgatccctaagtactgcaactgaacctcttatttgagagagtaattcactccttagcgTAATTTGAGTGggatcaaatttggcgccgttgccggggagctttgatcgccattagatttagtgttattaattcttattcttttctttacccccattctgacacaaatttttttcttgtcttttcagatgcatgcccagcagtaccggaagcaacaaggacaaacacctgctattctcagaagatcctgctcacttggaacgAATCTCAcacccaaccgtcgaccgacacccgaccttcatcgtcgaccgatctacatcgttcgacatcTATCGATACTACACCacgtacatcgatcgatcatcagtcgcgaaacatggttgcgattgttattctcagaTAGGACGAGAATGGAAAACCTctatgaccaggatggtcatctgcgtaatgcaacaggtcagaaactagacgctcaggggaatgtaatccctgatactgatgctacaggagctgctcaacctgtagaagaggctTCTCGACCAAGGGCACTGGCTGACCACAATCGTCCAGATGAGTACTACGCCAACAGaccagctattcgacttccagagatccagaagcagaatttcgagctgaagcctcagtactacacacttgtgtcgcagataccctactatgggttaccgcacgagcatcctatggaccatctagagaggttcgaggatcttatcgctgctattcgtatggatggagtccccgaggactacctattatgcaagctcttcaagtattctctgactggagaagcgatgcactggtttaagcagctacccacatgatctctaacatcctggaccgacatcaagaatgctttcttgcgaaacttcttcgatgaggcacgcactgaagacttgaggagcaaaattGCTACATTAGCGTAGGAGACTAgagagtctttcaaagatgcgtggatcaaATTCAAGTTCTTACAGCGAGACTGTTCACACCACGGATTCAACGAAGTGCAACTGCTGAGAAATTTCTTTAGAGGTATCGCCTTGAGGTATCAACtggctcttgatacagctagcgagggaaacttcaacaccaggaatccggtggaagctttgagactgatagaaaatctagcaaacagcagcagctccaagaacactgactttgagaggaagaagtctgttGCATCCCTAGGGAAAGAGAATATGGATGAAGttagagcaaagttagatgtggttcatgagcttcttaggaagcaggtctgctcagctgaaggagaagtaactgtagacatggaaggagaagaagatgtgaactacattggagaaactggatttcagaggtatggaaaccagggtggaaacagaaacttctatggcaatggtcagaggagtaaccagagttcacagttccagaaacctttcagcaacaacagcagaggctatggaaactcattttaccagaatccaccaccacagactcaggaaagcaagattgaagcaatgcttgacagagttctggaaGAACAGCAacaacaccacgtaaatgccatcatagatgatgatttggcctacaacagtctgaacacGAGAgttgagaccttagggactcaggtaaggaagcttgaaatgcaagtggttccgactggagacactgtaaaaaggcaagaagccttggctagagaggcaggagttgagaaagcaaaacaccacgtaaatgccatcatagatgatgatttctggcaagtggtgaagcataagaagcttggagaaggagacttcgaaattgaaagctccatgagtttcggcggatcactTTGGTGTCAATCGATGTCAATGGATGCACATCgctcgacagaccatgacgaagatcgatcgacggattactctaaccatcgatcgacgtcatctgctaaatcgactgcggagtgtagtgcagttcggatcatgactcatgaggaattcgcagaaaaacatcctcaccctccctcccctttctacgttaaaatcgatcgacggcatGAGCCAGCAGTCGACCGACAGAGAGAGACAGATATCGATCGACCTCCCTCACctctcatcgatcgacgggcaccTCTCACCTACCGAGTGCGATTACTATCTATTGATAGTGAccgaatcaacgcactcagaccaccacctaaacctttagcaaacccatcagaacctacaaccaacccttcagacactacaccagagcctatgaaagttgatgaggcaactgaaggaagaaggttaaggaaaagaaacgagaagattcctaagaaccttaagagggaagctaatgagaaggagatagatggtttcactaagagagtcctcagaatcccagtggagaaaccttttgatgaagtttattacgcacaccggttgtggatgttcttcagagagactaaggagactgaggacgacattaggagaatgtttcatcatgtcagggaaaggatgaaactaaggatcacattgaagaagaagagtgatcctgggaagttcgcAATACCATGTGTGGTGAAGGTTATCGAATTTCTCCTTGCactttgtgacacaggagcatcagtcagcatactacctaaggttatggcagaccagctgggtctgaaaatagagccttcatcagaatctttcaccttcgtggacctttccgaaagaagctcaggaggcatcataagagaccttgaggtacagattggtaatgcccttgtcccagtagattttcatgtccaggacatcaagcttaactggaactcttcacttctgcttggaagagctttcctggctacagtaggagctgtatgtgacacgAACACCAACAGATTGTGTCTGACACTGATAAATCCAGACATCCACTATGACCTAGttcgagttgtgagacaacaggtcaacctcgtggagctttgaaatgatcttggctacattgcagcatgccattgtggagcagagtacgaaacagagtactcaaaatcgatcgacactcacccTGCGTCAttgatcgattccaatgagtcgcCGACGACCGATGAACACTATCCCACGTCGCTCGACGAGAAGCATCCGGTAGACCACTTCACATTACCAGATCAGTTTTATCCAGACtttgcctttcaacaacccaacaaaaAGGGACGTGATGACTATTCCacaggcagttgggcagacagtggattccatgaaagttttgcagtagagactgtaattccttcatccaatgaggatcctactgaggagtatgatgaggattactggaaggaaAGAGCTATAGAGATTGCTATGCAGGATGAAAGATATTCAAGACATTCCTTGAACAACACgtctccaccatcgatcgacagagtctgctcaacatcggtcgatacccaccctcatccagcaaaacgatcttatgcatcgatcgataccacaccACGTACATCGATCAATATTAAAGTCGGCGCCTTTGAAAAGGAAACAGGGAATATTCCAATGCCAAGTATAATACCAatacctatataaggagttttgcaccccagattacttctcacgacaccatagcagaaaagatgaatgcGCCCACAAACAAATCAGAAGGAACATCAAGGAAGAGCTTTCgatccaaaaaccctaattcagcaGACAAACGTCTACCATCAATCGATACGTCAGTATCAACATCGATCATTtctcattctaaacctaaactttctttatttactaagaagaatatgattattgattacggttttctaactcctgatgaatttcgtattttcagggacctagatggccatgcaagagctatggatggGAGAATTCTACAACTATctagagaggacatagcagatatttttcagttggccaatggaccagacaacttctttatgcagcaacgcagcattccagacaacatcccagcTGTTCCAGACGAACATCCAAGGGCCGACACAACAGAAATTGGTTCACACCAATCATGCCAACCAGTAggccaaacatcgatcgacaaggaTGCTCTTACATCGTTCGACATGGcaccttcaccatcgatcgacagacgttacgAATGTGGACGTCGCGCTAATGACatctatggagccagaaagttcagatgggaacagaaagacgaatatggtgtctacagagatgagtctggatatgcaaggagcatagctggtgagatgatccctgttaccaaggacaacatcagaaaacttctggagagagcatccctatttgaggagagtcacatatgtcttccagaacatgccacttctttcacacctacaaaactggcaccagagatctacaacaaggatgagattaatgagatggtgactggtatttgtggagctcaggaaaaactaggagatgaactcaagacattggtagatgacactTATCAACCTTTGGACAGAtgttacaatgagcttttcagaagtatggcacagatgaggacagagattgagagtatgcaTCACATTCTTGAGAAAGAAGCTAcgacatcaccatcgatcgacgccaacaaagcaatatcgatcgacgtcaagccacagacatcccagattcctgcaggaccggaaagtttggcagagaagaaggatgaatgggagattGCATACATCAACACCAAGATTGACGACGTATACAACCCTTTCATCAACAACGTGGACTAGTTAAGcacgagaattgatctgctacagcaagatttggacaccattcgcaagagggaccaacaaccagccacatcgatcgatatctgcacCATCACATTGATCAACAGCAAGTTCGCAGCCATGGAAGATAGGTTACAAACATACGAGGATATGCACGACCGTTTCACCTAACCTATCATGCGATACTTGGAcaccttgtctacacagatgatgaatgtCTAGAGGGACATTGGCACGCAtaatgatcaacatgattttcaggaagaatGTTAAACATTGATCGATAGGTTCCGCATGGCATTGCTCGACGTCAAGAAGTCTACAGGACAtcttccctacacagcagcagaagttgatcagatcacatcaaagctttacacaGCTATAGACCCCATGGAGGACCGGTTTGAGAAGCGGTGTGataacatctactttccattcgacgtcaGACTCTGTGGACTGGATAGCCATGCAGAGTGGTTACAgaaggaagtcaaagccattcataGGCAATTTgcatctcaacaccagatatcagcatcgatcgacaggaaggCACCAGCATCGACCAATAAACACTTgggtacatcgatcgataccacgtctACACCAGACGCCGAGCAgttgctacaaaacaaaatggagtcaatgcatgaggaactgaacgagctatcagcatacgcctacgacaagataggatggcatcagttcagcattgaaaacacccaagaaaggctacagaacatctcaaatgcaatacataagatggatgagagatggaccagaaatgatgaggccacaagaagtttcattgcagcttggtccagaatgtgcagagatgaggtggatgcttgttttccaacaagtagctgtctttccaccaactagccacacacctccacagtcaagctaaatgactatagcaaagcgctgagtggcaggcaacccactattaggtaattttaattggttttcttaattactagtatttactttcgtttttattctttcagatttattgcaagacccaagtaggatgatCACCATATCGACCctggacgagacgtcgacatcgatcgacctacaatcacatacgacgatcgatgcataccgatgaacatcgatcgattaccactCCGGCcaggtttatcttcctaacttgttacattgagtacttatgatttagtttCCCCCATAAATccgactgtgttacactgggacagtgtaatttaagtctggggggaggtttactgatataatttattctgattcttatgaaaagatttttaataaattatgcttagctatgtgaaagggactatgatcttattattgatttatacttgaatgtctaaccactctttagcaccattctagatttactgattgcagatagtactaaagatgctaaagtggatcaacctgtcaactatacacacttgccttgattgtttgaaggaaccaaagctgacctccaatactaaacctgacatcatcgcttgtcttggggcttggtatacatgggatcagattcttcagacaagtctggaaggtaacgccttgggtagattcatttatcacatttcctctctctatttcgaccctagagtagttagttagttttttttatctaaaaaaaagaatccaaaatttattacttaattaggacttaggatttagttaggaggaatctgaacatgacttggtgggtaaaaccattaaggcttgattcataaagattccaataaaagaattcgaacgggacttggaggcggcaatcttcaaggctcgcttcacaaagaattcttggatataggtcaaaaagaagtgaacagggcttggtggcaaccaccattaagtcttgattcatggaagcatgtctAATCTTGGTCACCGCTCTTGcaataagcagactttgactcaagagagaaattagagagagagaatttaggaactaacttttacctgcagttccaaATAGTtgtctgaaaatccttgcatcctgtgatcgatactcccaaggtaaagcattcacttttatatttatgctaagaaatgaggttagtagaggggaatgtcagacatgatttgctaagttgtagactagttgaatttggttgctaagctaggataatgcataatgtgcttttgtgattaggactttctagatgtggtttgcgaaattgtagaggtgatgatttctgtgttttaaatctataagtccctgctgttttcaaacctctttcagagagactgccttgaggacaagcaaaagggtaagtctgggggagttgatataccatggatttgacccactttcatccatggtatataagtattttactatctatatattatatattctatcctattaggtatgttttcaggttcaggagtatcttggaTTAAAGTGAAGATTATGAAGCATTTAgaagcttaaaagagatttcatccgagctgaccattagaggtcgatacgaagaagaagcaaccGTTCGACGCACatccagtgccgtcgatcgatacagaagagaagcctcgacgattgaagattatgatcgatcgatgtacatcatgtagcatcgatcgatgtcgagacgcaagatgcgcgacttggtttcagccgactttaaacccaaggcttcaccaaattacaagattaccctcgacgagtttttaacctaatagttatatacttgcgtaagtgttaggaggcaagagagctttttggccaccattgtattcttattttcagcagagagttttaggagagaaaatcatagagagatttgtgattggaactccattgattcatccattctattctatgcagtttttatctatattttgtgtcatgaattgcttagctatgtctgagtagttcacttgttTGATTCatggttcaaataggttagagggattagcccgaactatagatttgctaagttgtgatattcattgattgattattCATTAATGATTGTTTTAGCCTTgttaactagaacatgaacctaggaattagcatgagtcaagcatccttgaccatcctgtcctgaatctattatgtcatgctaggactgctagagagatgctaaccgctgatctaggagactagtgagcattatcaacctgcgcctagggctagctagaagcatcgatcgatattgtcttctgacaatcaatcgatattgcgaaaggtgtatcgatcgatatccctataggatcatcgatcgacactttcttgtgatcaaaacacgacagttgagatccaggatctagttagttaaccagttaaacgttgccatcgctgatcactgttattaaggagttgagctctaatatatcatgcattcaactgttaggcatctataggattataatgtccaacacctgaatagaaaccctgcatctaatatcttctaataagttacacccccaatcatcttgttagtcgaccaatagacttgctcaattaggattgctatttacttttaaaccataaaacaacaaacacttagaattaataatttgattagatttaataggttccctagctccatgtggattcgatccctaagtactgcaactgaacctcttatttgagagagtaattcactccttagggtaatttgagtggtatcagtcGTATCTCACCACTCCTCCTCTCCTATCCAAGCCACTACTCGGTGAGGTCCTGCTGCTATATCTAGCAATCTCCGAACCCGCCGTGAGCGCCGTCCTAGTCCGCGAGGAGGGAAACAAGCAGCTACCAATCTATTACGTAAGTAAGGTTCTCCTGGACGCGGAGACCCGCTATAGCCATCTAGAGAAACTGGCCTTAGCCTTATTGTCGCCGCTCGCAAGCTCCGACCCTACTTCCTGGCTCATCCAATCGTGGTTGTTACCTCCTTCCCTGTAAAGTTGGTCCTCCACAAACCCAAAGTCCTCGGACGGCTAGCCAAATGGGCTGTGGAACTAGGGGAGTACGACGTAATATTTTTACCTGCCACGGCTATAAAGTCACAGGTCCTAGCGGACTTCGTGGCTGAATTCTCCCCTGCCTTACTCCCAGCTTTGGAGCAAGACGTACGCCTCCGAGGCGAAACTAAGAAAGAGGGAGAATGGATCCTGCACGTTGATGGGTCAAGCAACGTTAGAGGAGCTGGAGTAGGAATAATGCTTACCTCGCCGACGGGGAACACAGCCTCAAGGGCCGTGAGATGCAACTTCAAAGTGACCAACAACGAAAGCGAGTACGAGGCCCTAATCGCAGGTCTAACTCTCGCCCACCAAATGGGGGCAGAAAACATCCAGGTCTTTGGCGACTCCCAGCTGATAATCAACCTGGTACAAGGAGAATACCAAGCAAAAGACGACAGCATGATCCAATATCTGACAGTCGCCCAGCGACTGATCAAGAAGTTCAAGAGCTGCAAGCTTACTCAAATCCCCCGGGAACAAAACTCGCAAGCCGATACCCTGGCTAATCTGGGGTCCACCCTCGAAACGAATAGCCAGATGAGTATACCCTTGCTTGTACTTCAATGGCCAGGCACCCTGGAGGAACCCCCGTCAGAGGAGGTCTCCGCTGTCGAAGAAGGCGAAACCTGGATGAACCCCCTAGTCCGGTACCTGGAGGCCGACATTCTCCCGGAAGATCGCAACGAGGCCAGGAAAATTAAGAAGCAAGCCGCGAGGTACTGTATCTCCCAAGAGAAGTTGTACCGGAGATCCTTCTCTGGCCCATACCTAAGGTGTGTCACACCTAGATAAGCCGCTAGAATCCTTGTAGAACTACATGAAAGAGATTGTGGATCCAACTCTAGCGGAAGAACCCTGGTGCTCAGAGCCAGAAGGGCGAGTTCTTACTGGCCCACGATAGCCGCCGACGCCGAGCAGCAAGCCAAACACTACGACCAGTGTCAGAGGCACGCTCCAGTCTCCAAGCTTCCCCCGGAGAACCTCAAGTCCATAAGCTCACCATGGCCCTTAAGAAAGTGGGGCATGGACATAGTAGGTAAATTCCCTATGGCGCCGGGGCAGAAGGTCTTCCTTCTGATAGTCACTGACTACTTCT
This region of Brassica napus cultivar Da-Ae chromosome C5, Da-Ae, whole genome shotgun sequence genomic DNA includes:
- the LOC106408015 gene encoding uncharacterized protein LOC106408015; protein product: MEVYIDDMRVKSLEADDHISHLQKAFSTLRKYNMKLNLAKCSFGLVLHKPKVLGRLAKWAVELGEYDVIFLPATAIKSQVLADFVAEFSPALLPALEQDVRLRGETKKEGEWILHVDGSSNVRGAGVGIMLTSPTGNTASRAVRCNFKVTNNESEYEALIAGLTLAHQMGAENIQVFGDSQLIINLVQGEYQAKDDSMIQYLTVAQRLIKKFKSCKLTQIPREQNSQADTLANLGSTLETNSQMSIPLLVLQWPGTLEEPPSEEVSAVEEGETWMNPLVRYLEADILPEDRNEARKIKKQAARYCISQEKLYRRSFSGPYLSGRTLVLRARRASSYWPTIAADAEQQAKHYDQCQRHAPVSKLPPENLKSISSPWPLRKWGMDIVGKFPMAPGQKVFLLIVTDYFSKWVEAEALSRITDLQIRKFLWTYVITRFEVPHEIVNDNGPQFTSHNFKEFCKDWGIKITFATPRHPQSNGQAEPTSKTVWAEELHGVLWACRTTRKTSTGETTYSLVYGSEAIVPTVMHVRTTVSRSTSQEENNELMAQSLDLLDKKGEAARLRNLPYQQDVARTYNKKVRTRTFQQGNWVI